One Oryza brachyantha chromosome 3, ObraRS2, whole genome shotgun sequence DNA segment encodes these proteins:
- the LOC102705605 gene encoding probable cinnamyl alcohol dehydrogenase 9, translating into MEMQQPTMVAGWAARDANGLLSPFSFPLRAKGDEDVVLKILFCGICHSDLSTIKNEWGNAKYPVVPGHEIVGVVTEVGSSVSRFSTGDKVGVGYIASTCRACANCRDGFENYCAGLVPSFNASLPGGAEVHGGFSELAVVHERYAVRIPDGAALDRVAPLLCAGVTVYCPMRRLGLDRPGLHLGVAGLGGLGHLAVKFGKAFGVKVTVISTSPGKEAEAMDRLAADAFLLSTNAEQMKAAAGTIDGIIDTVSAVHDLTPLIMLLRTHGKLVPVGSPGKPVQLALYPLQSGGKSVAGSMIGGMRETQEMIDFAGEHGVTAEVEVIGMEDVNDAMERLQKGDVRYRFVIDVANTIARAR; encoded by the exons ATGGAGATGCAGCAACCTACGATGGTGGCCGGATGGGCGGCAAGAGACGCCAACGGGCTGctctctcctttctctttcCCCCTCAG AGCTAAGGGTGACGAAGACGTCGTTCTCAAGATACTGTTCTGTGGCATTTGTCACTCTGATCTTTCTACCATCAAGAACGAGTGGGGCAACGCCAAGTACCCCGTAGTGCCAGG GCATGAAATCGTGGGTGTCGTCACCGAGGTCGGGAGCAGCGTGTCGAGGTTCAGCACCGGCGACAAGGTCGGCGTCGGGTACATCGCCAGCACCTGCCGCGCCTGCGCCAACTGCCGGGACGGCTTCGAGAACTACTGTGCGGGCCTCGTGCCGTCCTTCAACGCCTccctccccggcggcgccgaggtcCACGGCGGCTTCTCGGAGCTGGCCGTCGTCCACGAGCGGTACGCCGTCCGGATccccgacggcgcggcgctcGACCGCGTGGCGCCGCTGCTGTGCGCCGGCGTCACGGTGTACTGCCCCATGCGGCGGCTCGGCCTGGACAGGCCCGGGCTGCACCTCGGCGTGGCCGGGCTCGGCGGGCTCGGGCATCTCGCCGTCAAGTTCGGCAAGGCGTTCGGCGTGAAGGTGACCGTGATCAGCACCAGCCCCGggaaggaggcggaggccaTGGACAGGCTTGCCGCCGACGCGTTCTTGCTCAGCACCAACGCCGAGCAGATGAAG GCAGCTGCGGGCACCATAGATGGAATCATCGACACGGTCTCGGCGGTGCACGACCTGACGCCGCTCATCATGCTGCTGAGAACCCATGGCAAGCTCGTCCCCGTCGGCTCGCCGGGCAAGCCGGTGCAATTAGCTCTGTACCCTCTGCAATCAG GTGGGAAGAGCGTGGCGGGGAGCATGATCGGTGGGATGAGGGAGACGCAGGAGATGATCGACTTCGCCGGCGAGCACGGCGTCACCGCCGAGGTGGAGGTCATCGGCATGGAGGACGTCAACGACGCCATGGAGCGGCTGCAGAAGGGCGATGTCAGGTACAGGTTTGTGATCGACGTTGCCAACACAATCGCCCGTGCCCGTTAG
- the LOC102707758 gene encoding cytochrome P450 94B3-like produces the protein MAAILLLLLVFLVSVVLVVRAWRAGRSHEKARYVVGLRPYPLVGHLPQFLANRHRILDWMTEVLSRQPTCTFVLRRPGGVRGVITANPANVERFLRSGFDNYPKGERFASLLHDFLGRGIFNADGETWRSQRKAASYEFNTRSLRAFVARCVHGELHGRLLPLLRRAAAEGRAVDLQDALERFAFDNICRVAFDHDPGQLPDGGGARAEVAEGGRFADAFRDAANLSAGRFRYAVPGFWRVKKALNLGSERRLRESIAVVHDFADRIIRSRREEISAGHEKHDLLSRFMSSQDESYTEVALRDVVISFLLAGRETTSSALTWFFWLLSSRPDVERRIRDEVAAVRARREDGDRVGFDLDELREMQYVHAAITESMRLYPPVPVDTLQAQADEVLPDGTAVGAKWFVAYNSYAMGRMEAVWGKDAREFRPERWLDAADDGTTTTTFRPESPFRYVAFHGGPRVCLGKEMAYIQMKSIIACVLQELELVVDGAYRPRQVTSLTLRMADGLPTRVKARHI, from the coding sequence ATGGCTGCcatcctgctgctgctgctagtgtTCTTGGTGAGTGTGGTCTTGGTTGTTCGAGCCTGGAGAGCTGGGAGGTCTCATGAGAAGGCGCGGTATGTGGTCGGGCTGCGGCCTTATCCGTTGGTCGGCCACCTGCCGCAGTTCCTGGCCAACCGGCACCGCATCCTGGACTGGATGACGGAGGTGCTGTCGCGGCAGCCGACGTGCACGTTCGTGCTccgccggccgggcggcgtGCGGGGCGTGATCACCGCGAACCCCGCGAACGTGGAGCGGTTCCTCCGCTCCGGCTTCGACAACTACCCCAAGGGCGAGCGCTTCGCGTCGCTGCTGCACGACTTCCTGGGGCGCGGCATCTTCAACGCCGACGGCGAGACGTGGAGGTCGCAGCGCAAGGCGGCGAGCTACGAGTTCAACACGAGGTCGCTCCGCGCGTTCGTGGCGAGGTGCGTGCATGGGGAGCTGCACgggcgcctcctcccgctgctgcggcgcgccgccgcggagggcCGCGCGGTCGACCTCCAGGACGCGCTCGAGCGGTTCGCGTTCGACAACATCTGCCGCGTCGCCTTCGACCACGACCCCGGCCAGCttcccgacggcggcggcgctcgcgcgGAGGTCGCCGAAGGCGGCAGGTTCGCCGACGCGTTCCGCGACGCCGCCAACCTCAGCGCGGGACGGTTCCGGTACGCCGTACCGGGGTTCTGGAGGGTGAAGAAGGCGCTTAACCTGGGGTCCGAGCGGCGGCTGCGCGAGTCCATCGCCGTCGTGCACGACTTCGCCGACCGCATCATCCGGTCGCGGCGGGAGGAGATAAGCGCCGGCCACGAGAAGCACGACCTCCTGTCCCGGTTCATGTCGAGCCAGGACGAGAGCTACACCGAGGTGGCCCTCCGCGACGTCGTCATcagcttcctcctcgccgggaGGGAGACCACGTCCTCAGCACTCACCTGGTTCTTCTGGCTGCTGTCCTCGCGCCCGGACGTGGAGCGCCGCATCCGCGACGAGGTCGCCGCGGTGCGCGCGCGCCGTGAAGACGGCGACAGGGTCGGGTTCGACCTGGACGAGCTGAGGGAGATGCAGTACGTGCACGCTGCCATCACGGAGTCGATGCGCCTCTACCCGCCGGTGCCGGTGGACACGCTGCAGGCGCAGGCGGACGAGGTCCTGCCGGATGGCACGGCGGTGGGCGCGAAATGGTTCGTGGCGTACAACTCGTACGCGATGGGGAGGATGGAGGCGGTGTGGGGCAAGGACGCCCGGGAGTTCCGGCCGGAGCGGTGGCTGGACGCGGCGGACgacgggacgacgacgacgacgttcCGGCCGGAGAGCCCGTTCCGGTACGTGGCGTTCCACGGGGGGCCGAGGGTGTGCCTGGGGAAGGAGATGGCATACATCCAGATGAAGTCCATCATCGCCTGCGTGCTCCAGGAGCTcgagctcgtcgtcgacggcgcgtACCGGCCGCGGCAGGTGACGTCACTGACGCTGCGCATGGCGGACGGGCTCCCCACGAGGGTGAAGGCTAGACATATTTGA